The Arcobacter sp. CECT 8986 DNA window ATATAAATCTCCTACTATTTAAATCTTACTAAAAACTCTTTTATTTCCTCTTTCATTGTATTTTTATAGCCATTTACAGAAGTAAACAAGAAAAACAAAGATTGAATCATAAAGAAATAAAATTCATTTGAGTACCCTACAAATACATATAATAAATCAGCTAAAAAGAATAGTATAAAAGCATAAGATCTTATTATATGATTTCTACTTGATAATAAAAAATTACCAATAATAGCCATAGTTGCTGCACTACTATCTAAAATTAGTACTTCAAAATGTATAGAAGAGATTGATTTAAAATATAATGAGCCTAATAATATTAGAAAATAAATGATTGAAATAATAAGTACAATTTTAAAATCTCTTTTTGGATTATCTGATTTTTTAACTATTCCTAAAAAAGCTCCAGCATAAAAGAAGCATAATTGAACTAACATAGGAATTTTTCCCTCAAATAAAAAGAATGCTAATAAAGATAAATTCGCACATAAAAAACTTATAAAGGCAAAATATAAAGGTCTTTGATTTTCTTTTGTGCTTAAAGACATCAAAAATGCCCCAAGAATAGAAAATATTGCACCAAGTGCTTCAAGTATTAGCATAAAAACTCCAAATTTTTGGCGTATTATATTCTAATAAACATTACTACTTGATTACAACGAAGTGATATAATTTTCTGATAGTTTTTTACTTATTGCATTAATATTTTTGACAAGAAGTCTATGTTCAGGTTTAAAGATTTTTGTAATAAATTTAGTCTCTTTATTAGTAAATCCTTCTGGATCTTTTGTTTCTATATTTAACTTATCATTTGTAAGAGCAATTCTTTTTAACTTATGGTCAGATTGTCTTGCATAATAAACAATTTCAAATTTTTTCTGATTTATTTTTTCTATTGAAACAATTACTTTATTATCTTTTACTTTTTCAGTATATGAAGGAACTAAAACTTTAAAATCTTTTAAATATACAAAACCAATATACAACTTTGTAAAAACATCAAAATATAAAGATAGTTTTTTGGATTTAAAAAAGCTCAAATCAACAGCATGAGTTTTATGTGCTCTACTCTTTTCTAAAATCCACTCTAAAGTTTGAAAATAAGAGAACTTTTTATAATTTACAGTTACTGCTTCAATATATTTTTTATCACTATAAGTTTTAAGTGGTTCATTTATATGTTTTTTTAAAATTAATTCTTTTAATATTTGGTCATCATCGAACTCTTTTGTAATCCAAATAGTACAATAATCAGGAAATCTACTAATTCCTGTCGAACCTTCAGTTAGAACGATTAATGCTTTTATATTAAAACTAGGAAAAAGAATCTTTAGAAGTGCAGATTTTTTAAATAATCTTTTGTTTAAATTTGCAGTTTTTTTAGATTTACTCATCTCTACAAAATAAAGGCTATCTTTTGTAAAGAATAGCGCATCAAACTCACTTATATCTTTATAAACAGACTTATAAACAATTTGAGCACCTTTATCTATAAGTAATCCATTCTTTTTAAAAATATTGTTTTTATTTTGGTGAGGACCTTTTAATATAAATCTTTTTACTTCCTCTTTATCTTGAACATATCTTAATAGATGTTCATAAATAATATTTTCAAAAATCTCACCTTTAAAACTATGATATTGTAAATCCTCTTTACAATTCTCTTTTAAATTACCTTCATTGTCATAAAGTTTTTTTAAATATCTATTATCAAAGTTATAATGAAAAAGATTTGTACGAATGTTTGTTAAGTCTAAGTTTTTTATCTCATCTGTAATTATAAATTCTTGCAATTGTCTATTTTAGTATATAAATACTACTCTTCCCTATTGTATTTTAGTAGATTATACCCAAAGAGAAAACTATTGTAAAGTAAAAAGTGGTGAAAAAAGAGAAAAAAAGAAAAAGAGGACAAAAATCCTCTTTTTTATATGTAGAATTAGAATGCTTCTACAATAGCACCTTTATATTTTGTTCTTATAAAGTTTTTGATTTCGTCTGAGTTAATTGCTTTATCTAAAGCTTTAATATATGCTTTATCTTCATTACCTTTTTTAACAGCAATAATATTTACATATGGAGAATCTTTTGACTCTATTGCTAATGCATCTTTTAAAGGGTTAAGATTTGCTAATAAAGCATAGTTAGTATTAATAACTGCTGCTGTAACTTCATCTAAAACTCTTGGTAATTGTGGAGCATCTAACTCATCAATTTTTAAGTTTTTAGGATTATCTAAAATATCTTTTGCAGTTTTAAGCTCAACATCTTTGAAAGTTAATAAACCTTCTCTTTGTAAAATATCTAAAGCTCTACTCTCATTTGTTGGGTCATTTGGTACAGCAATTGTATCACCCTCTTTAATTTCAGTTAAAGATTTAATTTTATGAGAATAAACTCCCATTGGCTCTAAATGAACTTTTGCAGTTGCAACTAAATGAGTATTTTTATTTTTATTGAATTCTTCCATATAAGGAACATGTTGGAAGAAGTTTGCATCTAATTCACCCTCTTCTACTGCAATATTTGGAGTTACATAATCTGTAAATTCAACAATTTCTAAAGTATAACCCTCTTTTGCTAATATTTTTTTTACTTCTTGTAAAATTTCAGCATGAGGAACTGGAGTAGCTCCAACTTTAATAACTTTTTTTTCTTGTGGTTTTTGCTTTTCATTATCTGAACAAGCACCTAAAAATAGTGCAACAAGTGCAACTAAAACTAGTTTGAAAATGTTTTTCATTTTTATCCTTTCTATTTTTTTGTAATTTTATATAAATAATCACCTAAGCTTTGGAAAAACTGTACTAAAACAATTAAAATCAATACAGTATAAAGCATAATATCGGTTTGAAATCGATAATAACCAAATTTTATGGCTACATCACCAAGACCTCCACCTCCAACAGCACCAGCCATTGCAGAGAAACCAATAACAGTAATCAATGTTAAAGTTATGGCTGAAATAATACCAGGTAATGCTTCAACAAACATTATTTTAAATACAATTTGAAAATTTCCAGCACCAAATGATTTTGCTGCTTCTATTACGCCTGCATCTACTTCTTTTAAAGCACTCTCAATTAATCTTGCAATGAAAGGTGCAGCTCCAATTGTTAAAGGAACAATAGCAGCAGTAGTTCCTATACTTTTACCTACAATCATCTTTGTCACAGGAAATAAAACAATCATTAAAATAATAAAAGGAAAAGACCTTAAAGTATTTATAACAACATCTAAAACTCTATATAATTGTACATTTGGTGTCAGACCATCTTTTTGAGTCATAATCAAAACAATTGCTGTAAGAATTCCTATAACAACAGCAATAAATGTCGAAACTAAACTCATATACAAAG harbors:
- a CDS encoding MetQ/NlpA family ABC transporter substrate-binding protein; amino-acid sequence: MKNIFKLVLVALVALFLGACSDNEKQKPQEKKVIKVGATPVPHAEILQEVKKILAKEGYTLEIVEFTDYVTPNIAVEEGELDANFFQHVPYMEEFNKNKNTHLVATAKVHLEPMGVYSHKIKSLTEIKEGDTIAVPNDPTNESRALDILQREGLLTFKDVELKTAKDILDNPKNLKIDELDAPQLPRVLDEVTAAVINTNYALLANLNPLKDALAIESKDSPYVNIIAVKKGNEDKAYIKALDKAINSDEIKNFIRTKYKGAIVEAF
- a CDS encoding methionine ABC transporter permease, producing the protein MIDILLPAIWETLYMSLVSTFIAVVIGILTAIVLIMTQKDGLTPNVQLYRVLDVVINTLRSFPFIILMIVLFPVTKMIVGKSIGTTAAIVPLTIGAAPFIARLIESALKEVDAGVIEAAKSFGAGNFQIVFKIMFVEALPGIISAITLTLITVIGFSAMAGAVGGGGLGDVAIKFGYYRFQTDIMLYTVLILIVLVQFFQSLGDYLYKITKK